The following are from one region of the Alicyclobacillus fastidiosus genome:
- a CDS encoding GntR family transcriptional regulator codes for MIERDSGMPYYLQVADYLMKKIESEEYRVGEKIPSELELSRMFNVNRHTVRQAVAKLASSGLVTTVKGLGSYVKSGLVIPYHLSQRTRFTDNVGSLGKSPRSELLEWSKGAPTDHERAQLQLDSHEGVYRMDILRFIDETPYSLSTTVLPEKVAPFLESHLGDFHSIYSILQKHYGFRPIRLHSIIRATSCAPRDARFLPEDVPIIQVESLAIHPTTKVPVEIATGRTRGDIAEMVVEFGNGGEFSGYEPTNKNPE; via the coding sequence GTGATCGAACGAGACAGTGGAATGCCGTATTACCTCCAAGTGGCTGATTATCTGATGAAGAAGATCGAAAGCGAGGAGTATCGCGTAGGCGAGAAAATTCCGTCGGAATTGGAACTGTCGAGGATGTTTAATGTCAATCGCCATACAGTCCGGCAAGCGGTGGCCAAACTGGCGAGTTCGGGACTTGTGACGACGGTGAAAGGTCTGGGGTCGTACGTGAAATCGGGGCTAGTGATTCCGTACCACCTCTCGCAGAGAACTCGCTTTACAGACAATGTAGGCAGTCTGGGGAAATCCCCGCGGAGCGAATTACTGGAATGGAGTAAAGGAGCGCCAACCGATCACGAGCGAGCGCAATTGCAACTTGACTCGCACGAAGGGGTCTACCGGATGGACATCCTTCGCTTCATCGACGAGACGCCATACTCGCTGTCGACGACGGTTCTTCCAGAGAAGGTCGCCCCATTTTTGGAAAGTCATTTGGGCGATTTTCATTCGATTTACTCGATTTTACAAAAACATTATGGCTTCCGCCCGATTCGTCTTCACTCGATCATCCGAGCGACGTCTTGTGCCCCTAGAGATGCCAGATTCCTGCCGGAAGACGTGCCGATTATCCAGGTTGAGAGCTTGGCCATTCATCCAACGACGAAGGTGCCGGTTGAGATCGCGACTGGACGCACGCGCGGGGATATAGCTGAAATGGTCGTTGAATTTGGAAATGGGGGAGAGTTCAGTGGATACGAACCGACGAACAAAAATCCTGAGTGA
- a CDS encoding 5'-3'-deoxyribonucleotidase: MKRIAIDMDEVIADIVDKHLELYNRDFQDNVTLIDMHGKKLRDLRPHLIHEIQSYLAQPGFFRDLKVIEGSQEVIQELSEHYEIFITTAAMEVPSSFTAKYEWLKQHFPFLSDMNFVFCGDKSIIRADYLIDDNARHFTRFTGQGILFSAPHNMHETGYVRVNNWIEVRNYFMK, encoded by the coding sequence GTGAAGAGAATAGCGATCGATATGGACGAGGTTATTGCCGATATCGTTGATAAACATTTAGAGCTATATAATCGAGATTTCCAAGATAACGTGACGCTCATCGACATGCACGGAAAGAAATTGCGAGACTTACGCCCGCACCTCATACATGAAATCCAGAGCTATTTGGCCCAACCGGGATTCTTCCGCGATTTGAAGGTCATTGAGGGTAGTCAAGAAGTGATTCAGGAACTGAGCGAACACTACGAGATATTTATCACCACTGCAGCCATGGAAGTCCCATCTTCATTTACAGCTAAGTACGAGTGGCTAAAACAGCACTTCCCTTTCCTGTCGGACATGAACTTTGTCTTTTGTGGTGATAAAAGCATTATTCGTGCGGATTATCTCATTGACGACAATGCAAGGCATTTCACGCGCTTCACTGGGCAGGGGATTCTGTTTTCCGCTCCTCACAATATGCACGAAACAGGATACGTTCGGGTAAACAACTGGATAGAAGTACGGAATTACTTTATGAAGTAA
- a CDS encoding PLP-dependent aspartate aminotransferase family protein, whose amino-acid sequence MRRKLSTKLVHLPDLKGEAEVSGTITPPIFQTSTFVFDSAEQGGKRFAGDESGYIYSRLSNPTVNLLEEAIAELEGADEGIAFASGMAAISGVLMALVHTGDHVLVSRGVYGCTYGLLELLQQRFHVDYTLADLGTESAVRAAVTANTKVIYIETPMNPTMELVDIAACCRVAKEIGATVVVDNTFATPVLQRPIELGADIVIHSATKYLGGHGDVIMGLAAGPREIMSKIRMTTQKDIGGIAAPFNAWLVLRGMKTLDLRMNRHCGSALEIANRIQGHPAVTNVYYPGLSSFAQRDLYERQMSAAGGVIGFTLGCGYQSSIRFMNKLRLCKRAVSLGEVHTLVQHPASMTHSLIPKTTREQMGIDDTFIRLSVGIEDVDDIWDDLEQALAACSE is encoded by the coding sequence ATGAGGAGAAAATTATCGACCAAACTTGTACACTTACCTGATTTAAAGGGAGAAGCAGAAGTAAGTGGCACGATTACCCCACCTATTTTTCAGACGTCAACGTTCGTATTTGATTCCGCAGAACAAGGAGGGAAGCGGTTTGCCGGCGATGAAAGCGGATACATTTATAGTCGGTTAAGCAATCCGACAGTGAACTTGCTAGAAGAAGCTATTGCGGAATTGGAAGGAGCCGATGAAGGTATTGCTTTCGCAAGTGGCATGGCAGCCATTTCGGGTGTGCTCATGGCGCTTGTACACACGGGAGACCACGTGCTCGTTTCGCGCGGCGTGTACGGTTGCACTTATGGCTTGCTCGAACTTTTACAGCAACGTTTTCATGTGGATTACACCTTGGCCGATTTAGGAACCGAGTCCGCTGTTCGAGCCGCCGTAACAGCCAACACAAAGGTCATCTACATTGAGACACCGATGAATCCGACTATGGAATTGGTGGATATTGCCGCTTGCTGTCGCGTAGCGAAGGAGATTGGGGCCACAGTCGTCGTCGACAATACGTTTGCGACCCCTGTTTTACAGCGGCCCATTGAACTTGGTGCAGATATCGTGATTCACAGTGCGACGAAATATCTTGGGGGCCACGGTGACGTCATTATGGGCCTTGCGGCTGGCCCGCGGGAGATCATGTCGAAGATACGGATGACGACCCAAAAAGACATTGGCGGAATCGCGGCACCGTTTAACGCGTGGCTTGTGCTGCGTGGGATGAAGACGTTGGATCTCCGAATGAATCGACACTGTGGGTCCGCATTGGAGATAGCAAATCGAATTCAGGGTCACCCTGCAGTGACGAACGTGTATTATCCCGGTTTATCCAGCTTCGCACAACGGGACTTGTATGAACGGCAGATGTCCGCCGCGGGCGGTGTCATCGGATTCACGCTAGGTTGCGGGTATCAATCGAGTATTCGATTTATGAACAAACTGCGGTTGTGTAAACGGGCAGTGTCTCTTGGTGAGGTGCACACGCTTGTACAACATCCAGCAAGCATGACGCATTCACTGATTCCGAAGACAACTCGTGAACAAATGGGCATTGATGACACCTTCATTCGACTTTCTGTCGGGATCGAGGATGTGGATGACATATGGGATGACCTTGAACAGGCGCTAGCTGCTTGTAGTGAATAA
- a CDS encoding polysaccharide deacetylase gives MSSIWPNGKRVAVCLSWDVDGESAQYVRFPDRARNQLSELHQRLYGPQVGIWKVLNLLKEYEVPGTFYIPSYTAKLHPDMVEAILNDEHTVGLHGHLHHSLDQLTREEEQAVLVKSQEIFKELTGSVPRIFRSPSWELNRWSPELLVQHGVVSDSSLMDDEVPYALETPRGPLIEIPIQWLLDDAEHWNHHRANRDKAISDPDAVFRLWSTEFDGYYATGGCFVLTLHPFISGRWAYMAVLERLIKYIRSFPGVWWTTLDEVTGWSVDRLAQNQLPIRQSPAPEPLDF, from the coding sequence ATGTCGAGCATTTGGCCAAATGGAAAACGGGTCGCCGTCTGCCTGAGTTGGGATGTGGATGGCGAGTCCGCACAGTACGTGCGGTTTCCTGATAGGGCTCGCAATCAACTCAGCGAGTTGCACCAGCGGCTGTACGGGCCGCAAGTAGGCATCTGGAAAGTCTTGAACTTGCTCAAGGAATACGAAGTGCCGGGAACCTTTTATATTCCGTCCTACACGGCGAAGCTCCACCCGGACATGGTCGAGGCCATTTTAAACGATGAACATACCGTCGGGTTGCACGGCCACTTGCACCACAGTTTGGACCAACTCACTCGGGAGGAAGAGCAAGCAGTCCTCGTCAAGTCACAGGAGATTTTCAAGGAGCTCACGGGATCCGTCCCACGCATTTTCCGGTCCCCTTCCTGGGAGCTCAATCGCTGGAGTCCGGAGCTGCTCGTCCAACACGGCGTCGTGTCGGATTCCAGCCTGATGGACGACGAGGTTCCCTACGCACTCGAGACCCCGCGGGGGCCGCTCATCGAGATTCCCATCCAGTGGCTGCTCGATGATGCGGAGCACTGGAATCACCACCGCGCGAACCGGGATAAAGCCATCTCCGACCCAGACGCTGTATTCCGGCTCTGGAGCACAGAGTTCGACGGCTATTATGCAACAGGTGGCTGTTTCGTGCTCACGCTGCACCCGTTCATTAGCGGTCGATGGGCGTATATGGCGGTTCTCGAGCGGCTCATCAAGTATATTCGCAGCTTTCCAGGCGTGTGGTGGACGACCTTGGATGAAGTGACAGGATGGTCCGTGGATCGACTTGCGCAAAATCAACTCCCGATTCGCCAGTCGCCGGCTCCGGAACCACTGGATTTTTGA
- a CDS encoding SDR family oxidoreductase: MEFAGKRVVITGAAGVIGNWTAEAFAKQGAQLCLSDIREDVLKARIEESQILASAMALTHATDLTSSVSIQSLVSLVQTHWGSPDIVVNNAGIYPSRLLMEMTQDEWKQVMDVNLNAPFELIQAFSRLMVETKTQGCFVNLTSLSATRPRVAAAHYAVSKAGLSMLTRAYALELARYGIRVNAVSPGFAPGSHVSSLSDDYVSTMTQTIPLGRTSGPEDAPQSILFLCSERASYITGATLVVDGGSSAGNYQLPVART, from the coding sequence ATGGAATTTGCAGGGAAACGCGTCGTCATCACGGGTGCAGCGGGTGTCATTGGCAATTGGACTGCCGAGGCATTTGCCAAGCAGGGGGCTCAGCTTTGCCTCAGCGACATTCGCGAAGATGTGTTGAAAGCGCGCATAGAAGAGTCTCAAATACTCGCCTCCGCGATGGCCCTCACACACGCCACTGACCTCACGTCGAGTGTATCCATTCAGTCACTTGTGTCGCTTGTGCAAACCCATTGGGGCTCACCCGATATCGTCGTGAATAACGCAGGGATCTACCCGAGCCGATTACTGATGGAGATGACGCAGGACGAATGGAAGCAGGTCATGGACGTGAATCTGAATGCACCATTTGAGCTGATCCAGGCGTTTAGCAGACTCATGGTTGAGACAAAGACGCAGGGGTGTTTCGTCAACTTGACCTCTCTGTCTGCCACGCGCCCGCGCGTAGCGGCGGCCCATTACGCGGTTTCAAAAGCTGGACTGAGTATGTTGACGCGGGCGTATGCGCTGGAACTGGCACGCTACGGTATCCGCGTCAACGCCGTCAGTCCTGGATTCGCGCCTGGCAGTCACGTCAGTTCGTTGTCGGACGACTACGTCAGTACCATGACGCAAACGATCCCACTTGGACGCACGTCCGGGCCAGAAGATGCACCACAGTCGATTCTGTTTCTGTGTTCCGAGCGCGCCTCTTACATCACAGGCGCCACACTCGTGGTCGATGGTGGCAGTTCAGCAGGCAATTATCAGCTACCTGTCGCAAGGACATAA
- a CDS encoding MFS transporter encodes MTTVVGVEGKHVIMQDGKTVRKAIVAGSIGNVMEWYDWSIYGFFASTISKHFFPDGNSVAALLSTFLVFALGFVMRPLGSLVFGPYGDKVGRRKALAMAVILMAIGTFMIGVIPTYQQIGNAAPILLVVARLIQGFSAGAEWGGSTSFLVEYAPRSKRGLYGSWQQFSTGAGLFFGSVVSTILITTLSPGALDSWGWRVAFLIGIVLGAVGLYLRMKMEDTPKFREVKEAAHVAKQPLKEMVTKHPLQVLQAIGFTISWTVSYYITFTYLPTYIKTVVHMSFGAAMASNLIILTFFIILIPLVGALSDRVGRKKLLMLSCAGFAVLAYPMFLLINQGSFVMILIPQFVLALFEAFFAAPGPAALAEIFPTRVRNSSLSVGYNIGVALFGGTAPMIATYLISATHSKLSPTYYVIGCAIVTFFVLMGMKDRYREELD; translated from the coding sequence ATGACGACAGTCGTAGGGGTCGAAGGAAAGCACGTCATCATGCAGGATGGCAAGACCGTCCGCAAGGCCATTGTAGCTGGGTCCATCGGAAACGTGATGGAGTGGTACGATTGGTCCATTTACGGATTTTTTGCATCGACGATTTCAAAACACTTTTTCCCGGACGGAAACTCCGTCGCCGCGTTGCTATCTACTTTTTTGGTGTTTGCACTCGGGTTTGTCATGCGCCCGCTGGGCTCGCTCGTATTCGGACCCTACGGCGACAAGGTGGGTCGCCGCAAGGCATTGGCGATGGCGGTTATTTTGATGGCCATTGGCACATTCATGATCGGCGTTATTCCAACTTATCAGCAAATTGGTAACGCGGCACCGATTCTGCTCGTCGTCGCTCGCCTGATTCAGGGCTTCTCCGCTGGGGCCGAGTGGGGTGGGTCGACCTCGTTCCTCGTCGAATATGCGCCGAGATCGAAACGCGGGCTCTATGGCAGTTGGCAACAATTCAGCACCGGTGCGGGACTCTTCTTCGGCTCAGTCGTCTCGACCATCCTCATCACGACTTTATCGCCAGGCGCACTCGACAGTTGGGGGTGGCGCGTCGCTTTCTTGATCGGGATCGTCCTTGGGGCCGTCGGCCTGTACCTCCGGATGAAGATGGAGGACACGCCGAAGTTTCGCGAAGTGAAAGAGGCTGCGCACGTGGCGAAGCAGCCGTTGAAGGAAATGGTGACCAAACACCCCTTGCAAGTGCTGCAAGCGATCGGCTTTACGATATCGTGGACGGTTTCCTACTATATTACGTTTACGTATCTACCGACGTACATCAAGACTGTCGTCCACATGTCGTTTGGGGCCGCGATGGCGTCCAACCTGATCATTCTCACGTTCTTCATCATCCTGATTCCGCTTGTAGGAGCATTGTCCGATCGCGTTGGCAGAAAGAAATTGCTGATGCTGTCCTGCGCGGGGTTTGCCGTCCTCGCGTACCCGATGTTTCTGCTCATCAACCAAGGCAGTTTCGTCATGATTCTGATTCCACAGTTCGTCTTGGCCCTGTTCGAAGCGTTCTTTGCGGCACCGGGTCCTGCGGCACTGGCCGAGATCTTCCCGACCCGCGTTCGCAACAGTTCGCTCTCCGTTGGCTATAACATCGGAGTCGCATTGTTTGGGGGAACGGCACCGATGATCGCGACTTACCTCATTTCCGCAACGCATAGCAAGCTTTCGCCGACGTACTATGTGATTGGTTGTGCGATTGTCACGTTCTTCGTTCTCATGGGCATGAAGGATCGCTACCGCGAGGAGCTTGATTGA
- a CDS encoding 2-dehydropantoate 2-reductase, producing the protein MIVGAGAIGGVVGGYLAKAGVDVLFVDQAKDHVTAMQQAGLTIQALDGAFNVPVAAVVMDDFVAEQAPLANVDAVFLAVKAQHTEEAITQFKHRLTEKTYVVSMQNGLCENIIASHIGESRTVGAFVNLFADYQGPGVIEYGGVGSMYIGEMDGRMTPRLEALHDVLLHWGNVQMTDNIWGYLWSKLAYGAVLTATALVDATMADVIDPNDNRSLLFALASEVLAVADKLHIPCNGFDDWDPNLVYPVQGRDEEALNESWDRLVLRLRSYKKVKSGIWRDLAVRKRKTEVPSHLVPVIEEGERLGLDMTLTKAVVQMIRDLEDGQRQMSWDNIEQLKTLKAGERMV; encoded by the coding sequence GTGATCGTTGGTGCAGGTGCTATTGGGGGAGTTGTTGGCGGGTATTTGGCGAAAGCCGGCGTCGACGTTCTCTTTGTCGATCAAGCAAAAGACCATGTCACGGCGATGCAGCAGGCGGGACTGACGATTCAAGCGCTGGACGGTGCCTTCAACGTCCCGGTCGCAGCTGTCGTGATGGATGACTTTGTCGCTGAACAGGCGCCACTTGCCAACGTGGATGCCGTATTTCTCGCGGTGAAGGCACAGCACACGGAAGAGGCGATCACCCAGTTCAAGCACCGGCTGACTGAAAAGACGTACGTCGTCTCGATGCAGAATGGACTGTGTGAAAACATCATCGCTTCGCACATCGGAGAATCGCGGACAGTCGGTGCGTTCGTCAATCTGTTCGCTGACTATCAGGGCCCTGGGGTCATCGAGTATGGCGGTGTGGGCAGTATGTACATCGGCGAAATGGATGGTCGCATGACGCCCCGTCTGGAAGCTTTACACGACGTCCTGTTGCATTGGGGTAATGTTCAGATGACGGACAACATCTGGGGCTACCTGTGGAGCAAGCTCGCCTACGGAGCTGTGCTCACGGCGACGGCGCTTGTGGACGCAACGATGGCTGACGTGATTGATCCAAACGACAATCGCTCGCTCCTGTTCGCCTTAGCTAGTGAAGTTTTGGCGGTTGCGGATAAGCTTCACATCCCATGCAACGGCTTTGACGACTGGGATCCGAACCTTGTTTACCCGGTGCAAGGACGCGACGAAGAGGCCCTGAATGAAAGCTGGGATCGCCTTGTTCTTCGCCTTCGATCCTATAAAAAAGTGAAAAGTGGTATTTGGCGCGACTTGGCTGTTCGCAAGCGCAAGACAGAAGTGCCGTCCCATCTCGTACCCGTCATTGAAGAAGGCGAGCGCTTGGGATTGGATATGACCTTGACCAAGGCGGTCGTGCAGATGATTCGGGATTTAGAGGACGGCCAACGGCAGATGTCCTGGGACAACATTGAACAACTCAAGACACTGAAAGCGGGGGAGAGAATGGTATGA
- a CDS encoding M28 family peptidase, with product MGTTKAGNTAIKDALLAQVSEERLIAFNQQVAKEIRLSGSEEELRAFQYVKSELEQFGYETELSFSDAYISLPVAAQLSIDGVTYPCITHSMGVSVTGLEAPLMYVGKGQLDNVPQDDIAGHVLLMDGLAVPNAVQAATERGAVGLVFVNATYTHEMIISPVWGHPTPETVGLLPSIPAVSVTSQVGEALKAKLAQSPVTCSLTTKVDTGFRPIPTLVAELKGTDTPDDFVLFSGHIDSWHYGAMDNGSANALMLEVARIMSEHSKQLKRSLRLAFWSGHSHGRYAGSSQYCDDHWEELFEHCVVHINVDSVGGKGSTILTQANCMAETKQVAADVIKALLDEEFVGTRYGRSGDQSFFGPGVPSLFMGLSEQPPADNPAAAAFGELFGGGETGGFGWWWHTTEDTMDKVDPACLVRDTKVYVSVIHRFLSDSVIPIRQRAAAEEIEAALATWQEKAGQHINLSLARARAKVLVQQLASFETRLVARPEDAAVVRAINRGLMRLSRMLVPLNYVSGSAFDHDLALSQPPVPKLRDILRLGECEPGSLDYRLLKTSLQRKSNEIAFALKQALEVTEQLLQSGESHRSIDSTRGELI from the coding sequence GTGGGAACCACTAAAGCGGGTAATACGGCTATAAAAGACGCTTTGCTGGCACAGGTCAGCGAGGAGCGGCTCATCGCGTTCAATCAGCAAGTGGCGAAAGAGATTCGACTGTCGGGATCGGAAGAAGAGTTGCGGGCGTTTCAATACGTCAAATCAGAGTTGGAGCAGTTTGGTTACGAGACGGAACTCTCATTTTCAGATGCCTACATCAGTTTGCCCGTGGCGGCGCAGCTCAGCATCGACGGTGTGACGTACCCGTGTATTACGCACTCGATGGGGGTGTCGGTCACCGGTTTAGAAGCGCCTTTGATGTACGTCGGGAAGGGACAACTTGACAACGTGCCTCAGGACGACATTGCGGGTCACGTGCTGTTGATGGACGGTTTGGCGGTGCCAAACGCGGTCCAGGCCGCCACTGAACGGGGGGCGGTCGGACTAGTCTTCGTCAATGCAACATACACGCACGAGATGATCATCTCGCCGGTATGGGGACATCCAACGCCAGAGACAGTTGGACTTCTGCCGTCCATCCCAGCTGTATCGGTCACGAGTCAGGTTGGCGAAGCGCTGAAGGCCAAACTGGCACAGTCGCCCGTCACGTGCTCGCTGACGACGAAGGTGGACACGGGCTTTCGTCCGATTCCAACCTTGGTGGCCGAACTCAAGGGAACCGACACGCCGGACGATTTCGTGCTGTTCAGCGGTCACATCGACTCCTGGCACTATGGGGCGATGGATAACGGGAGTGCGAACGCACTGATGCTTGAAGTGGCACGCATTATGTCGGAACACAGCAAACAGTTGAAGCGCTCGCTTCGGCTCGCCTTCTGGTCTGGGCATTCGCACGGTCGCTATGCCGGATCGAGCCAGTACTGTGATGACCACTGGGAGGAACTGTTTGAGCACTGTGTCGTGCACATCAATGTCGACTCTGTGGGCGGGAAGGGATCGACCATCCTGACTCAGGCCAACTGCATGGCGGAGACGAAGCAGGTGGCCGCAGACGTCATCAAGGCGCTTTTGGATGAGGAATTTGTCGGTACGCGCTATGGTCGCTCCGGGGATCAATCGTTCTTTGGACCGGGCGTCCCTTCGCTGTTTATGGGGCTCTCCGAGCAACCGCCTGCGGACAATCCGGCGGCTGCTGCGTTTGGAGAGTTGTTTGGGGGCGGTGAGACGGGCGGTTTCGGCTGGTGGTGGCACACGACGGAAGACACGATGGACAAGGTCGATCCCGCCTGCCTCGTCCGCGACACAAAGGTCTATGTGTCAGTCATTCACCGCTTCCTTTCGGATTCGGTGATCCCCATTCGGCAGCGCGCTGCGGCCGAGGAGATTGAGGCGGCGCTTGCCACCTGGCAGGAGAAGGCAGGACAGCATATCAACCTGTCGTTGGCGAGGGCACGCGCCAAGGTACTCGTACAGCAGCTTGCCTCATTCGAAACCCGTCTGGTGGCTAGACCTGAGGACGCTGCAGTCGTGCGTGCGATCAACCGGGGGCTCATGCGCTTGTCACGAATGCTCGTGCCGCTGAACTACGTCAGTGGGAGCGCGTTCGACCACGATCTCGCCTTATCGCAACCGCCCGTCCCCAAACTCAGAGACATCCTTCGCCTTGGCGAATGTGAACCAGGGAGCTTGGATTATCGGCTCTTGAAGACGTCACTGCAGCGGAAATCCAACGAAATCGCATTTGCGCTCAAGCAGGCGCTGGAAGTTACAGAGCAGTTGTTACAGTCAGGCGAGTCGCACAGGTCTATCGATTCGACGAGGGGGGAATTGATTTGA